In SAR324 cluster bacterium, the following are encoded in one genomic region:
- a CDS encoding DUF3299 domain-containing protein has protein sequence MISTFTGSVCFGFDIKKLLFEYLVKPNAPIIEVSWRDLVQYDYHRKIIPPRLQSIEGKLIRVPGYVVPLLGDFGGDFESLEEFLLVPVYGMCIHVPPPPPNQVIYVKMNEPVEVEKLFDAVWVTGQLQIDVSELPNTENLNYAPEGGFFLTGIEVEVYERDVSN, from the coding sequence ATGATCTCAACATTTACAGGATCAGTTTGCTTCGGTTTTGATATAAAAAAATTATTGTTTGAATATCTAGTTAAACCTAATGCGCCCATCATAGAAGTTTCTTGGCGCGATTTAGTTCAGTATGACTATCATCGGAAAATCATTCCACCAAGACTGCAATCTATTGAGGGGAAACTAATTAGGGTACCAGGATATGTGGTGCCTTTGCTGGGGGATTTTGGCGGAGATTTTGAGAGTTTAGAAGAATTTCTTCTGGTTCCCGTATATGGCATGTGTATCCATGTTCCACCACCACCGCCCAACCAAGTCATTTATGTGAAAATGAATGAACCTGTGGAAGTAGAAAAATTATTTGATGCAGTTTGGGTCACTGGTCAATTGCAAATTGATGTAAGTGAATTGCCAAATACCGAAAACCTGAACTATGCACCAGAAGGAGGATTTTTTCTGACAGGGATTGAAGTAGAGGTTTATGAGCGTGATGTTAG